The proteins below are encoded in one region of Silene latifolia isolate original U9 population chromosome 2, ASM4854445v1, whole genome shotgun sequence:
- the LOC141628236 gene encoding chalcone synthase-like: MGSMNGIKISQKPKGLATILALGTANPPNLILQENYPDFCFCVADANGENTMPDLKFKFNRICEKTTIKKRYFYQTEEFLKKNPELVNYDAFTMDARQDILSIEVPKLAKEAALKAIKEWGQPISKITHIIFSTLSGAIMPGYDYQLAKLLGLGPHVQRFMLFQLGCYSGGTALRLAKDIAENNKGARVLIVCAEMTLSSFRGPTRTDIGSMIGQALFGDGAGAAIVGSDPDWDAGERPIFELVSAIQSIIPDTERAIGGQLKQVGVSLVLARDNPSLIANKVEIPVIESLSPLGINDWNSVFWVVHPGGPAILDQVEEKLGLDKDKFDLSRHVLSEFGNMSSATVFFVMDETRKRSIKEGKDTTGDGLEYGVLMGFGPGITIETLVLRSFPINS, translated from the exons ATGGGATCAATGAATGGAATCAAAATCTCTCAAAAACCTAAAGGTTTAGCAACCATCTTAGCCTTAGGAACTGCCAACCCTCCTAATCTAATTTTACAAGAAAATTATCCCGATTTTTGTTTTTGCGTAGCAGACGCCAACGGCGAAAATACTATGCCCGATCTCAAATTCAAGTTTAATCGTATAT GCgaaaaaacaacaatcaaaaagcGATATTTTTACCAAACAGAAGAGTTTTTGAAGAAAAACCCGGAACTAGTGAACTACGACGCCTTTACAATGGACGCACGCCAAGACATACTTTCAATCGAAGTACCTAAATTGGCAAAAGAAGCAGCCTTGAAAGCGATCAAAGAGTGGGGCCAACCCATATCGAAAATCACCCACATTATCTTCTCAACTTTGTCCGGAGCAATTATGCCCGGGTACGACTACCAGCTTGCCAAGTTACTAGGCCTCGGCCCACACGTGCAACGTTTCATGCTTTTCCAGCTCGGGTGCTACTCCGGGGGAACAGCCCTTCGTTTGGCCAAAGACATCGCAGAAAACAACAAAGGAGCTCGAGTTTTAATTGTTTGCGCTGAGATGACCTTGTCGTCTTTTCGTGGGCCCACCCGAACTGATATTGGTTCGATGATTGGACAAGCCCTATTCGGTGATGGTGCGGGTGCTGCTATAGTTGGATCGGACCCAGATTGGGATGCAGGTGAGCGACCCATTTTTGAATTGGTCTCGGCAATACAATCCATTATTCCAGACACTGAGAGGGCTATCGGAGGACAACTCAAACAAGTTGGGGTATCCTTAGTCTTAGCTAGGGATAACCCGAGTCTTATTGCTAATAAGGTCGAAATACCCGTGATTGAATCCCTTAGTCCACTTGGCATTAATGATTGGAACTCCGTTTTTTGGGTAGTTCACCCTGGTGGGCCTGCCATCCTAGACCAAGTGGAAGAAAAACTCGGACTTGACAAGGATAAGTTTGACTTGAGTCGACACGTGCTAAGTGAGTTTGGGAATATGTCGAGTGCGACCGTGTTTTTTGTGATGGATGAAACAAGGAAGAGGTCGATAAAGGAAGGAAAGGATACTACCGGTGATGGATTGGAGTACGGTGTCCTTATGGGGTTTGGACCCGGTATTACTATTGAGACCCTTGTGCTTCGGAGTTTCCCCATTAATTCCTAA